One Bradyrhizobium sp. CCGB12 genomic window carries:
- a CDS encoding adenylate/guanylate cyclase domain-containing protein yields MAGANDKTRFLREGLFAKYVVSLVGLVVFVLAVNGAMETWISYRATRTQLTDGLEDKAQGAARRIEQSISELERQISWVTRASQDTLEKRRADYASLLHQVAVVNQLFQLNGEGREVLRVSRQSTTTGSNADLSRDMRFTDTVARGVSYAPAWFADRTPYMSISVAHSGFNAGVTVAEIDLSFLSELLSDAQVGKAAFAYVVDPRGRVLATSSRGPDVGKDLSKLPQVAAAVAPGREPDTSGTDFNGHSVMSAASTVPKLGWSVLFEQPTTQALMPIRDQLVRIALLIGMGLMVAILAGTLLARRMIIPITALRDGAHKLGEGDFSHRIDVHTSDELEDLAGQFNRMAGQIQETYSNLETKVEERTRDLAQSNHELKVLEEVGRAVASSLDLNAVLPTIAARAIEITRADAVLIYGYDAAARRFNLVEANGIDKSAEGAHVTIEEGDNILSDAAVSGAPIALADLDHATEQPLRDVAVNAGFHSVLVVPLVDQQGTLGSLVVLRRASGAFAPSIIGLMRTFANQAVLAMRNARLFTEVDHKGHELEAANATVRAQADKLREQTEQLKDWNKSLEARVKTQLGEIERIRKLERFLAPQVAQLIASSDSPEGLLTSQRREVTVVFCDLRGFTAFTEATEPEEAMNVLREYHAALGKLIFKYEGTLDKYAGDGVMILFNAPIQFEDHTKRAVKMAMEMRDTIGPLTERWRNRGHSLGFGIGIALGYATLGQVGFEQRLEYAAIGSVTNLASRLCGEAKAGQVVVSRRVYGMVEPWVEARALDDLQLKGFNHPVLAMEILSWREEVDNVVDASAAARRRG; encoded by the coding sequence ATGGCGGGAGCGAACGACAAGACACGGTTTCTGCGCGAGGGCCTGTTCGCCAAATACGTCGTCTCCCTCGTCGGCCTCGTCGTGTTCGTGCTCGCCGTCAACGGCGCGATGGAGACCTGGATCTCCTACCGCGCCACCAGGACACAGCTGACCGACGGGCTGGAGGACAAGGCGCAAGGCGCCGCCCGGCGGATCGAGCAGTCGATCTCGGAGCTCGAGCGCCAGATCAGCTGGGTGACGCGGGCGAGCCAGGACACGCTCGAGAAGCGCCGCGCCGACTACGCATCGCTGCTGCACCAGGTCGCGGTCGTCAACCAGCTGTTCCAGCTCAACGGCGAGGGCCGCGAGGTGCTGCGCGTCTCGCGCCAGTCGACCACGACCGGCAGCAATGCCGACCTCTCGCGCGACATGCGCTTCACCGACACCGTCGCCCGCGGCGTCAGCTATGCGCCGGCCTGGTTCGCCGACCGGACGCCGTACATGTCGATCTCGGTGGCGCATTCCGGCTTCAACGCCGGCGTCACGGTCGCCGAGATCGATCTCAGCTTCCTCTCCGAGCTCCTGTCCGACGCCCAGGTCGGCAAGGCGGCCTTTGCCTATGTGGTCGATCCGCGCGGCCGTGTGCTGGCGACGTCCTCTCGAGGGCCCGATGTCGGCAAGGATCTGTCGAAGCTGCCGCAGGTCGCGGCTGCGGTCGCGCCCGGCCGCGAGCCCGACACGTCGGGCACCGACTTCAACGGCCATTCGGTGATGAGCGCCGCGAGCACGGTGCCGAAGCTCGGCTGGAGCGTGCTGTTCGAGCAGCCGACCACACAGGCCCTGATGCCGATCCGCGACCAGCTGGTGCGCATCGCGCTTCTGATCGGCATGGGCCTGATGGTCGCGATCCTCGCCGGCACGCTGCTGGCACGCCGCATGATCATCCCGATCACGGCGCTGCGCGACGGCGCCCACAAGCTCGGCGAGGGCGATTTCAGCCACCGCATCGACGTGCACACCTCCGACGAGCTGGAAGATCTCGCCGGCCAGTTCAACCGCATGGCCGGCCAGATCCAGGAGACCTATTCGAACCTGGAGACCAAGGTCGAGGAGCGCACCCGCGACCTCGCGCAGTCGAACCACGAGCTCAAGGTGCTGGAAGAGGTCGGCCGCGCGGTTGCCTCCTCGCTCGATCTCAACGCCGTGCTGCCGACGATCGCGGCCCGCGCCATCGAGATCACCCGCGCCGATGCCGTGCTGATCTACGGCTACGACGCGGCAGCGCGCCGCTTCAACCTGGTCGAAGCCAACGGCATCGACAAATCGGCCGAGGGCGCCCATGTCACCATCGAGGAAGGCGACAACATCCTGAGCGATGCTGCGGTGAGCGGCGCGCCGATTGCGCTTGCCGATCTCGACCATGCCACCGAGCAGCCGCTGCGCGACGTCGCCGTCAATGCCGGCTTCCATTCGGTGCTGGTGGTGCCGCTGGTCGACCAGCAGGGCACGCTGGGCTCGCTGGTGGTGCTGCGCCGCGCCAGCGGCGCGTTCGCGCCCAGCATCATCGGCCTGATGCGCACCTTCGCCAACCAGGCGGTGCTGGCGATGCGCAATGCCCGCCTGTTCACCGAGGTCGATCACAAGGGCCACGAGCTGGAGGCGGCGAACGCGACCGTGCGCGCCCAGGCCGACAAGCTGCGCGAGCAGACCGAGCAGCTCAAGGACTGGAACAAGTCGCTGGAGGCGCGCGTCAAGACCCAGCTCGGCGAGATCGAGCGCATCCGCAAGCTCGAGCGTTTCCTGGCGCCGCAGGTCGCGCAGTTGATCGCCTCCTCCGACAGCCCCGAGGGGCTGCTCACCAGCCAGCGCCGCGAGGTGACCGTGGTGTTCTGCGATTTGCGCGGCTTCACCGCGTTCACGGAAGCGACCGAGCCGGAAGAGGCGATGAACGTGCTGCGCGAATATCACGCCGCGCTCGGCAAGCTGATCTTCAAATACGAGGGCACGCTCGACAAATATGCCGGCGACGGCGTGATGATCCTGTTCAACGCGCCGATCCAGTTCGAGGACCACACAAAGCGCGCCGTGAAGATGGCGATGGAGATGCGCGACACCATCGGTCCGCTGACCGAGCGCTGGCGCAACCGGGGGCACAGCCTCGGCTTCGGCATCGGCATCGCGCTCGGCTATGCCACGCTCGGCCAGGTCGGCTTCGAGCAGCGGCTGGAATATGCCGCGATCGGCAGCGTCACCAATCTCGCCTCCCGCCTCTGCGGCGAAGCCAAGGCCGGCCAGGTCGTGGTCAGCCGCCGCGTCTACGGCATGGTCGAACCCTGGGTCGAAGCCCGCGCCCTCGACGATCTCCAGCTCAAGGGCTTCAATCACCCCGTGCTCGCGATGGAGATCCTGTCCTGGCGCGAGGAGGTGGACAACGTGGTCGACGCGTCCGCGGCGGCACGGCGGCGAGGCTAG
- a CDS encoding Crp/Fnr family transcriptional regulator has protein sequence MSKQAEFAVILKMNAMFADLGADELQRLSNLCHTQHLANGEMLFQKGDPGNALFGVRRGQVRIETGASDGSRLTLNFMGPGDLFGEVAVLDGQSRTADATAGEPSELFVLRREDFLSFLEREPKVAIKIIALLCQRIRWQSERMEESMLQPLPVRLARRLCALAADFGSEVHISQEQLGVFVGAARESVNRQLQAWRKEAILDLQRGRILLRNMTKLTAIARNE, from the coding sequence ATGAGCAAGCAGGCCGAATTTGCGGTCATCCTGAAGATGAACGCGATGTTCGCGGATCTCGGCGCGGACGAACTGCAGCGATTGTCCAACCTCTGCCACACCCAGCATCTGGCCAATGGCGAGATGCTGTTCCAGAAGGGCGATCCCGGAAACGCGCTGTTCGGCGTGCGCCGCGGCCAGGTCCGCATCGAGACCGGCGCCTCCGACGGCAGCCGTCTCACGCTGAACTTCATGGGCCCCGGCGACCTGTTCGGCGAGGTCGCGGTGCTGGATGGCCAGAGCCGCACGGCCGATGCGACCGCGGGCGAGCCCAGCGAATTGTTCGTGCTACGACGCGAGGACTTTCTCAGCTTCCTCGAGCGCGAACCGAAGGTCGCGATCAAGATCATCGCGTTGCTGTGCCAGCGCATCCGCTGGCAGAGCGAGCGGATGGAGGAATCCATGCTGCAGCCGCTGCCGGTTCGTCTGGCGCGACGGCTCTGCGCGCTCGCCGCCGATTTCGGCTCCGAGGTGCACATCTCGCAGGAGCAACTGGGCGTCTTCGTCGGCGCCGCCCGCGAGAGTGTCAACCGTCAGCTTCAGGCCTGGCGCAAGGAGGCGATCCTGGATCTTCAGCGCGGCCGCATCCTGCTGCGGAACATGACGAAGCTGACCGCGATCGCGCGGAACGAATAG
- a CDS encoding AsmA family protein produces MRALKFVGAALAVVIVVIAILLVVGIPSGFLTSTIASRVESATGYRLSIDGTTKISLWPTLNVTLNDLTLADPKDRSGITRLTVDRVQADMSLASVWSGRPEITELVVTHPVLYQPLLRERLPNAGTASKPLALDTDGATIDRVRINDGEVAFARMRDRVEGRISAINADAVVGRDRKVNITGTARVGEHPTKFDINATTPAAPGDRPTIPVDFAIDMPDVLKSQLAGHAEMRMNGDVVMINGVSGRLGDDTFNGWASVDIASKPLVKVDLDFQRLAIPLAKSPSGTSGQPWSNAPIDVSGLNYIDAQVRISANEAVIGDARFAPLALDAKLAGGVLKAGTANLGAYGGQVSGEVILDATTGAPSFAMHSDLVGVRALPLLQGLAEFDRIDGKLQAKLALRSAGTSQRALMANMQGTAFVNFQDGAIRGINVAQMIRSLTSGTLSGWQENQNPGQEQSTDLSQLSASFRIDKGQAVTTDLNLIGPLVRVTGAGTIALDTKMMGFRVEPKLVMTTEGQGRTSDPVGFGIPVMIQGTWSQPRIYPDMAGMLDNPDAAYAKLREMGKGLFGPDGAGLGNILGNLGSNLGLGGATVPGGGNAAGNANPQGQQPGQSNLLGGPLGEALGNLIQQGLSSGAGANTGTGRSRSLPATPSTPAPQASPAPPAQDDAPVAQQDSQPMNDVLRQLFNR; encoded by the coding sequence ATGAGAGCACTGAAGTTCGTCGGCGCGGCACTGGCCGTCGTCATCGTCGTGATCGCCATCCTGCTGGTGGTCGGGATCCCCTCCGGCTTCCTGACCTCGACGATCGCCTCGCGGGTCGAGAGTGCGACCGGCTATCGCCTGTCGATCGACGGCACCACGAAGATCAGCCTGTGGCCGACGCTGAACGTCACCTTGAACGACCTCACGCTTGCCGACCCCAAGGACCGCAGCGGCATTACGCGCCTGACGGTCGACCGCGTGCAGGCCGACATGTCGCTGGCCAGCGTATGGTCGGGCCGCCCTGAGATCACCGAGCTCGTCGTCACCCATCCCGTGCTCTACCAGCCGCTGCTGCGTGAGCGCCTGCCGAACGCCGGCACCGCATCGAAGCCGCTTGCGCTCGACACCGACGGCGCGACCATCGACCGCGTCAGGATCAATGACGGCGAAGTTGCATTCGCGCGCATGCGCGATCGCGTCGAGGGGCGCATCAGCGCCATCAATGCCGATGCCGTCGTTGGCCGCGACCGCAAGGTCAACATCACCGGCACCGCGCGCGTCGGCGAGCACCCGACCAAGTTCGACATCAACGCGACCACGCCGGCGGCGCCAGGCGACCGGCCGACGATTCCGGTGGATTTCGCCATCGACATGCCCGACGTGCTGAAGTCCCAGCTCGCAGGTCACGCCGAGATGCGGATGAACGGCGATGTCGTGATGATCAACGGCGTGAGCGGCAGGCTCGGCGACGACACCTTCAACGGCTGGGCCTCGGTCGACATCGCGAGCAAGCCGCTGGTCAAGGTCGACCTCGACTTCCAGCGGCTCGCGATTCCGCTGGCGAAATCGCCGTCAGGCACGTCCGGGCAACCCTGGAGCAATGCGCCGATCGATGTCTCCGGGCTCAATTACATCGATGCGCAAGTAAGGATCTCCGCGAACGAAGCCGTGATCGGCGACGCGCGCTTCGCGCCGCTGGCGCTCGATGCAAAGCTCGCCGGCGGCGTGCTGAAGGCCGGCACCGCCAATCTCGGTGCCTATGGCGGCCAGGTCTCCGGCGAAGTGATCCTGGATGCGACCACCGGCGCGCCGAGCTTTGCCATGCATTCCGATCTCGTCGGCGTGCGCGCGCTGCCGCTGCTCCAGGGCCTTGCCGAATTCGACCGGATCGACGGCAAGCTGCAAGCCAAGCTCGCACTGCGCAGCGCCGGCACCAGCCAGCGCGCGTTGATGGCGAACATGCAGGGCACGGCCTTCGTCAATTTCCAGGACGGGGCGATCCGCGGCATCAATGTCGCGCAGATGATCCGCTCACTGACATCGGGCACGCTGTCCGGCTGGCAAGAAAACCAGAACCCCGGCCAGGAGCAGAGCACAGACCTGTCGCAGCTCTCGGCCTCCTTCCGCATCGACAAGGGCCAAGCGGTGACGACCGATCTCAACCTGATCGGACCGCTGGTGCGCGTGACCGGCGCCGGCACCATCGCCCTCGACACCAAGATGATGGGCTTTCGCGTCGAGCCGAAGCTCGTGATGACGACCGAGGGCCAGGGCCGCACCTCCGATCCGGTCGGCTTCGGCATTCCCGTGATGATCCAGGGCACCTGGTCGCAACCGCGAATCTACCCTGATATGGCCGGCATGCTGGACAATCCGGATGCCGCCTATGCCAAGCTGCGCGAGATGGGCAAAGGCCTGTTCGGCCCCGATGGCGCCGGGCTCGGCAATATCCTCGGCAACCTTGGCAGTAACCTTGGCCTCGGCGGCGCCACCGTGCCGGGCGGCGGCAACGCGGCTGGCAATGCCAATCCGCAAGGACAGCAGCCAGGACAGAGCAACCTGCTCGGCGGTCCCCTGGGCGAAGCCCTCGGCAATCTGATCCAGCAGGGGCTTTCCAGCGGCGCGGGGGCCAACACTGGCACCGGCCGCAGCCGCAGCCTGCCGGCAACGCCATCGACACCGGCCCCGCAGGCCTCCCCGGCGCCGCCGGCCCAGGACGACGCACCGGTGGCGCAGCAGGACAGTCAGCCGATGAACGACGTGCTGCGGCAGCTCTTCAATCGATGA
- a CDS encoding tetratricopeptide repeat protein, protein MRFISLLAVFSSVTLAGPGFAASSKDLRDCDDARGDAKIAACSRVIKAGDISANTLASAYNKRAIAWGNKGDSDKAFDDYSAAIRTNPSFSDPYHNRALILQERKDYDRAIADFNLAIKLDPNFAPSWSGRADCWDFKKEHDKAIADYSEAIRLDPKHAPAYSGRGDARNSKREHDRAIEDYSQALRLDPKNSLVFNSRGNVWENKGDHDRAIADYNQAIKLDPKYADAYRNRGDARKNKDEFERAMADYNEAIRLEPKSGDNYLARANALEDKNDHDRAIADYSVAIGLDATLDAAYHGRGNAHKSKYEFDLAIADYDEAIRLDPKFAGTYSARGSAWDGKGETARAIADLDEAIRLEPNAERYCDRADVWISAVEYDKAMADYDKAIALDAKASRPYTGRGIAWLNKGDVSKAIAEHDEAVRLEPKKADPYVGRGNAYKESGQYDRAIADYNEAIRLDPTEPSHYSTRGDVWYEKSDFDRAMADYDKSISINPRHADGYAGRAVIWRERDQLDRGLTELKEALRLQPKNSHFVGSLAAFYYEKGENERAITTYGEALALNPKNAVVRGNRGLVWVDLGEYERAMADYDEAVRVNPRLNKSYSNRGELWRLKGDLVRAIADHERAIQLNPGDILGYLYRGHVYRYKGDFKAALADYETVLKRNPDDLTALTSSGLTYEKMGDVARAKTLFQQALVSKSQERSSINREALATARARLASLDSGALQPSIPAAPSKATSATSIPTPAAAVPVVAPSAATPKQGKRIALVIGNSAYKNVATLANPKRDAEAIAASIRAVGFQEVTLVSDSNRERLLDALRSFANQAETSEWALVYYAGHGLEVNGTNYLIPVEARIGVDRDIQFEAVPLDQVMAAVEGAHKLRIVMLDACRDNPFAAQMRKASVSQPAIASAAAPGAPATGTRTRSTSRGLSEVKVSGATLVVYAAKHGQVALDGEGGNSPFAVAFAQRIATPNVEINKLFRLVRDDVMEATAGRQEPYTYGSLPGREDFYFLAK, encoded by the coding sequence ATGCGGTTCATATCTCTGCTTGCCGTGTTTTCCTCCGTCACACTCGCCGGCCCGGGCTTCGCGGCCAGCTCAAAGGATCTTAGGGATTGCGACGATGCGCGCGGCGATGCCAAGATCGCAGCCTGCTCTCGCGTCATCAAGGCTGGCGACATCTCCGCCAATACGCTGGCCTCGGCCTACAACAAGCGCGCCATCGCATGGGGCAACAAGGGCGACAGCGACAAGGCATTCGACGACTACAGCGCGGCGATCCGCACCAATCCATCGTTCAGCGATCCCTATCACAACCGCGCCTTGATCCTGCAGGAGCGCAAGGACTACGATCGCGCCATCGCCGATTTCAATCTTGCGATCAAGCTCGATCCGAACTTCGCGCCGTCCTGGAGCGGACGTGCCGATTGCTGGGACTTCAAAAAAGAGCATGACAAGGCGATCGCCGATTACTCCGAGGCGATTCGCCTCGACCCCAAACATGCGCCGGCCTATAGCGGCCGAGGCGACGCCCGGAACAGCAAGCGCGAGCATGACAGGGCGATCGAGGACTATAGCCAGGCCCTCCGGCTCGATCCCAAGAATTCCCTCGTCTTCAATAGCCGCGGCAATGTTTGGGAAAACAAGGGCGACCATGATCGCGCGATCGCCGACTACAATCAGGCGATCAAGCTCGATCCGAAATACGCCGACGCCTATCGCAATCGTGGCGATGCGCGGAAGAACAAGGACGAGTTCGAGCGCGCGATGGCCGATTACAACGAAGCCATCCGGCTCGAGCCGAAATCTGGCGATAATTATCTCGCGCGCGCCAATGCGCTCGAAGACAAGAACGACCACGACCGCGCGATCGCGGATTACTCCGTGGCCATTGGCCTCGACGCGACGCTTGACGCTGCTTATCACGGTCGCGGCAATGCCCATAAGAGCAAATACGAATTTGATCTGGCGATTGCCGACTATGACGAGGCGATCCGTCTCGACCCCAAATTTGCCGGGACGTATTCCGCCCGCGGCAGCGCCTGGGACGGCAAGGGCGAGACCGCGCGCGCGATTGCCGACCTCGATGAAGCGATCCGGCTCGAGCCCAATGCCGAGCGCTATTGCGACCGCGCCGATGTCTGGATCAGCGCGGTCGAGTACGACAAAGCGATGGCCGACTATGACAAGGCGATCGCTTTGGATGCCAAAGCATCCCGCCCGTACACCGGCCGCGGCATCGCCTGGCTGAACAAGGGCGACGTCTCGAAGGCCATTGCCGAGCACGACGAGGCGGTTCGGCTGGAGCCAAAGAAAGCGGATCCCTATGTCGGTCGAGGCAATGCCTACAAGGAGTCCGGCCAGTACGACCGCGCGATCGCCGACTACAACGAGGCGATTCGCCTCGATCCGACGGAGCCGTCGCATTACTCCACGCGGGGCGATGTCTGGTACGAAAAGAGCGATTTCGATCGCGCCATGGCAGACTATGACAAGTCCATCAGCATCAACCCTCGTCATGCCGACGGCTATGCCGGTCGCGCCGTGATTTGGCGCGAGCGCGACCAGCTCGATCGCGGGCTCACCGAGCTCAAGGAAGCGCTTCGGCTGCAGCCGAAGAATTCGCACTTCGTGGGCTCACTCGCCGCCTTCTACTATGAGAAAGGCGAGAACGAGCGGGCGATCACCACTTACGGCGAAGCGCTCGCGCTCAATCCGAAGAACGCGGTCGTGCGTGGCAATCGCGGGCTGGTCTGGGTCGACCTCGGCGAGTACGAGCGCGCGATGGCGGACTACGACGAGGCCGTGCGGGTCAATCCTCGTCTGAACAAGAGCTACTCCAATCGCGGCGAGCTGTGGCGGCTGAAGGGCGACCTGGTGCGCGCCATCGCCGACCATGAGCGTGCGATCCAGCTGAACCCAGGGGACATCCTCGGCTATCTCTATCGCGGCCACGTCTATCGCTACAAGGGCGACTTCAAGGCAGCGCTGGCCGATTATGAAACGGTGCTGAAGCGCAATCCGGATGACCTCACAGCGCTGACGAGTTCCGGCCTCACCTATGAGAAAATGGGTGACGTCGCGCGCGCCAAGACTCTGTTCCAGCAAGCGCTGGTGTCGAAATCGCAGGAGCGGAGCAGCATCAACCGCGAGGCGTTGGCCACCGCGCGTGCGCGCCTCGCCTCTCTCGACTCCGGCGCGCTGCAGCCATCGATTCCCGCAGCGCCTTCGAAAGCCACCTCGGCGACATCGATTCCGACACCTGCAGCCGCCGTCCCCGTGGTCGCGCCAAGCGCTGCCACACCGAAGCAGGGCAAGCGGATCGCGCTCGTCATCGGCAACTCCGCCTACAAGAATGTGGCGACGCTCGCCAATCCGAAGCGTGACGCGGAAGCGATCGCGGCTTCGATCCGCGCGGTCGGCTTCCAGGAGGTGACGCTGGTCAGCGACTCCAATCGTGAAAGATTGCTCGACGCGCTGCGCAGCTTTGCCAACCAGGCCGAAACCTCGGAATGGGCGCTGGTCTATTACGCGGGCCACGGACTCGAAGTGAACGGCACGAATTATTTGATCCCCGTCGAGGCCAGGATCGGCGTTGATCGCGACATCCAGTTCGAGGCGGTACCACTCGACCAGGTCATGGCGGCGGTGGAAGGCGCGCACAAGCTTCGCATCGTGATGCTCGATGCCTGCCGTGACAATCCGTTCGCCGCACAGATGCGGAAGGCGTCGGTCTCGCAACCTGCGATCGCCTCGGCGGCCGCGCCGGGCGCACCTGCAACCGGTACGCGGACGCGCTCGACCAGCCGCGGCCTCAGCGAGGTAAAAGTCTCCGGGGCGACGCTAGTCGTGTACGCCGCCAAGCACGGCCAGGTCGCGCTCGACGGCGAGGGCGGCAACTCTCCGTTTGCGGTAGCCTTTGCACAGCGCATCGCGACGCCCAACGTCGAGATCAACAAGCTTTTCCGCCTCGTACGTGACGACGTCATGGAGGCAACCGCCGGCCGCCAAGAGCCTTACACCTACGGTTCGCTGCCTGGCCGCGAGGACTTTTACTTCCTCGCGAAGTAG
- a CDS encoding autotransporter-associated beta strand repeat-containing protein, whose amino-acid sequence MASFTVASGSTVTSAKTVGNTDTGTIEAGGTLASTTDITWTGGTAGQTVVIDNAGTISATGRGIDTKGSFTTGNLTFVNEGGAKLITGDDAFRINTALSTGTITVDNSGTIVSGTVDANGNILAGSSGQALDFAAIVSASAVINITNHTGAVIGVSGNDAIRPGAGIITISNDGLIDATASASRAINLSTSNLTSITSFTLTNGQHGMIQSQGDTVRITASTLTASATYAVTVDNAGTIQSTGSGSSNGQAIDFTDLVSTSGTIHLINQATGVIKAADADAIRGGVNMVIDNYGKVFGGNASGESNDGVDFQGNAGGVVHNHAGGTIEGTRHGITGDQPIAISNDAGGSIIGDAGSGINMDTASTTTTTILNAGLITGHADGISDGDGIDIDGLIALTNYGAITTSGHSDGILAEAITIGGGSITNYGTIDSVERAITVDDSNLGNAFAPTTIYNEGTIRGGNGEAISITDTFADTLTNKGVIDGSVALGGGDDTVNDYVGATFTAFIDGGEGTDTFNLLGTGSGKLAHALNFELLDVQAGNWSVTDAESFVAGITIDAGARLAIANGGSLAGDVIDNGVFASTHSDLFVFNATISGSGAFDQAGTGTTVLSQTNSYSGGTTLHAGTLELAARGAAGTGAIAFEDGAQTLRIDKAALDHGHLDNTIEDFGVGDTIDLAGIGKASQVTLSADNVLTITGGKSGTITLQLDAHAYASGLNFQLSSDGNGGTKITAVADNLVEGNDGNNLLIAKLFSPVGSFLDGKGGNDILIGGLHSDVLNGGAGNDLLYAGAGADQFRFNGTDQAAGQRATDTVFDLNFGKGDALVFYDYEAGTFASSGAHPATVLDTGEGPGSGTAVKSMAALVDLVKDSADVTAHRGGANDLVIDISQSNGSHETVVLDHQWQAYAQASGGHFFS is encoded by the coding sequence ATGGCTTCTTTCACCGTGGCAAGCGGCTCCACAGTCACGTCCGCGAAGACCGTCGGCAATACCGATACCGGCACCATCGAGGCGGGCGGCACGCTGGCCTCCACTACCGACATCACCTGGACCGGCGGCACGGCCGGACAGACCGTCGTGATCGACAATGCCGGAACCATCAGCGCGACGGGCCGCGGCATCGACACCAAGGGCTCGTTCACGACGGGCAACCTCACCTTCGTCAACGAGGGCGGCGCCAAGCTGATCACGGGCGACGACGCATTCCGCATCAACACGGCGCTCTCCACCGGCACCATCACGGTCGACAATTCCGGGACCATCGTCTCGGGCACGGTGGACGCAAATGGCAACATCCTCGCTGGTTCGAGCGGGCAGGCGCTCGACTTCGCCGCGATCGTCTCGGCGAGCGCGGTGATCAACATCACCAATCACACCGGCGCTGTGATCGGCGTCTCCGGCAACGACGCGATCCGTCCGGGCGCCGGCATCATCACCATCAGCAATGATGGGCTGATCGACGCGACCGCCTCGGCAAGCCGCGCGATCAACCTCAGCACCTCCAATCTCACGAGCATCACCTCGTTCACGCTGACGAACGGGCAGCACGGCATGATCCAGTCGCAGGGCGACACTGTCCGCATCACGGCCTCGACGCTGACCGCTTCCGCCACCTATGCGGTCACGGTCGACAACGCCGGCACTATCCAGTCGACGGGCTCGGGATCCAGCAACGGCCAGGCGATCGATTTCACCGACCTGGTCTCGACCAGCGGCACCATCCACCTCATCAACCAGGCGACCGGCGTGATCAAGGCGGCGGATGCGGATGCGATCCGCGGCGGCGTCAACATGGTGATCGACAATTACGGCAAGGTCTTCGGCGGCAACGCCAGCGGCGAAAGCAATGACGGCGTCGACTTCCAGGGCAATGCCGGTGGCGTCGTCCACAATCATGCCGGCGGCACCATCGAGGGCACGCGTCACGGCATCACGGGCGACCAGCCGATTGCGATCAGCAATGACGCCGGCGGCAGCATCATCGGCGATGCCGGCTCCGGCATCAACATGGACACCGCGAGCACGACCACCACGACCATCCTCAACGCCGGTCTCATCACCGGGCACGCCGACGGTATCAGCGACGGCGACGGCATCGACATCGACGGCCTGATCGCGCTGACCAATTACGGCGCGATCACCACGTCGGGCCACAGCGACGGCATCCTCGCCGAGGCGATCACGATCGGCGGCGGCAGCATCACCAATTACGGCACGATCGACAGCGTCGAGCGCGCCATCACGGTCGACGATTCCAATCTCGGCAACGCCTTTGCGCCGACGACGATCTATAACGAGGGCACGATCCGCGGCGGCAACGGGGAGGCGATCTCGATCACCGACACCTTCGCCGACACGCTCACCAACAAGGGCGTCATCGACGGCAGCGTCGCCCTCGGCGGCGGCGACGACACGGTAAACGACTACGTCGGCGCGACCTTCACCGCATTTATCGATGGCGGCGAGGGCACCGACACATTCAACCTGCTCGGCACCGGCTCCGGCAAGCTGGCGCATGCCTTGAATTTCGAGCTGCTCGACGTGCAAGCCGGCAACTGGAGCGTCACGGATGCCGAAAGCTTCGTCGCCGGCATCACGATCGATGCCGGCGCCAGGCTCGCGATCGCGAACGGCGGCTCGCTCGCGGGCGACGTCATCGACAACGGCGTCTTCGCCTCCACCCATTCCGACCTCTTCGTGTTCAACGCGACGATCTCCGGCAGCGGCGCGTTCGACCAGGCCGGCACCGGCACCACGGTACTGAGCCAGACCAACAGCTATAGCGGCGGCACCACGCTGCATGCCGGCACGCTGGAGCTTGCGGCGCGCGGTGCCGCCGGCACCGGCGCGATCGCTTTCGAGGACGGCGCGCAGACGCTGAGGATCGACAAGGCGGCGCTCGACCACGGCCATCTCGACAACACCATCGAAGATTTTGGCGTCGGCGACACCATCGATCTCGCCGGCATCGGCAAGGCCTCCCAGGTGACGCTGTCGGCCGACAACGTCCTCACCATCACCGGCGGCAAGTCCGGCACCATCACGCTTCAGCTCGACGCGCATGCCTATGCTTCGGGGCTGAACTTCCAGCTGTCCTCCGACGGCAATGGCGGCACCAAGATCACGGCCGTGGCCGACAACCTGGTCGAAGGCAATGACGGCAACAATCTGCTGATCGCAAAGCTGTTCAGCCCGGTCGGCAGCTTCCTCGACGGCAAGGGCGGCAACGACATCCTGATCGGCGGCCTGCATTCCGACGTGCTCAACGGCGGCGCCGGCAACGACCTGCTCTACGCCGGCGCCGGCGCGGATCAATTCCGCTTCAATGGCACTGACCAGGCGGCCGGCCAGCGCGCCACCGACACGGTGTTCGACCTCAACTTTGGCAAGGGCGATGCGCTGGTGTTCTACGACTACGAGGCCGGCACGTTTGCCTCATCCGGTGCGCATCCCGCGACCGTGCTCGACACCGGCGAAGGTCCTGGCTCCGGCACGGCGGTGAAGTCGATGGCGGCGCTGGTCGACCTCGTCAAGGATTCGGCCGACGTCACCGCCCATCGCGGCGGCGCCAACGACCTCGTGATCGACATCAGCCAGAGCAACGGCAGCCACGAGACGGTCGTGCTCGATCATCAGTGGCAGGCCTACGCGCAGGCCTCGGGCGGGCATTTCTTCAGCTAG